One region of Streptomyces subrutilus genomic DNA includes:
- a CDS encoding papain-like cysteine protease family protein — protein MMHKRRASRRKKALTAAITAALSGGLLFGFNTLAQADVVSGTVIGGQGNYKTVNHRARPSLSAQLKGSSKVGAKIQMSCRTTGDTVENNPRWIYTGSYYIADAFIRENTTPLPVCGSGPNPKPTPTRPPTTAKTLPIDMQKQVRTQWCWDASGVTIAKHWGRSVSQEQFCQLAAQGTWVDCNNQPATLEDMANGLARLGLRNSGRSLYRNASFGESAAEIDAGRPFAVRFGWRTGGGHMNVIYGYDSATNMIAVGDPWQTTQTYTWWNHSTYANNNSFQWTHSRIGIQG, from the coding sequence ATGATGCACAAACGTCGCGCGTCCCGCCGGAAGAAAGCGCTGACAGCCGCGATCACCGCCGCACTCTCCGGCGGTCTGCTGTTCGGCTTCAATACCCTCGCCCAGGCCGATGTGGTCAGCGGCACGGTCATCGGCGGGCAGGGCAACTACAAGACCGTCAACCACCGGGCCAGGCCGTCCCTCTCGGCCCAGCTGAAGGGCTCCTCGAAGGTAGGCGCCAAGATCCAGATGTCCTGCCGGACCACCGGCGACACCGTGGAGAACAACCCGCGGTGGATCTACACCGGCTCGTACTACATCGCCGACGCCTTCATCAGGGAAAACACCACCCCGCTGCCGGTCTGCGGTTCGGGCCCGAACCCGAAACCCACCCCCACTCGTCCCCCCACGACCGCGAAGACACTCCCGATCGACATGCAGAAGCAGGTCAGGACCCAGTGGTGCTGGGACGCCTCCGGCGTGACCATCGCCAAACACTGGGGCCGATCCGTCAGCCAGGAGCAGTTCTGCCAGCTCGCCGCCCAGGGAACCTGGGTGGACTGCAACAACCAGCCCGCGACGCTGGAGGACATGGCCAATGGCCTGGCCAGGCTGGGACTGAGGAACAGCGGCCGCAGCCTGTACCGCAACGCCTCGTTCGGCGAGTCCGCCGCCGAGATCGACGCAGGCCGGCCGTTCGCCGTGCGCTTCGGCTGGCGCACCGGCGGCGGTCACATGAACGTCATCTACGGCTACGACAGCGCCACCAACATGATCGCGGTCGGCGACCCGTGGCAGACCACCCAGACCTACACCTGGTGGAACCACTCCACTTACGCGAACAACAACTCGTTCCAGTGGACCCACTCCCGCATCGGCATCCAGGGCTGA
- a CDS encoding caspase family protein, with amino-acid sequence MLESTEIGMYNDCAMVAEPTRAEMLHAVEQFLEERQSSETALLYFSGHGQYCEADGQLYFLTRDADPDDLPGTAVPAEFLERMLQSCRAASKLVLLDCCSSGSVVQGWTAKGGTGAGDRPLPSRLLLGPR; translated from the coding sequence GTGCTGGAGAGCACCGAGATCGGCATGTACAACGACTGTGCGATGGTCGCCGAGCCGACCCGCGCCGAAATGCTCCACGCCGTAGAGCAGTTCTTGGAGGAGCGGCAGTCCAGCGAGACGGCGCTGCTCTACTTCAGCGGACACGGTCAGTACTGCGAGGCAGACGGACAGCTGTACTTCCTGACCCGGGACGCCGACCCGGACGACCTGCCGGGCACGGCGGTCCCGGCCGAATTCCTGGAGCGGATGCTCCAGTCCTGCCGGGCCGCGTCCAAGCTGGTGCTGCTGGACTGCTGCTCCAGCGGGTCCGTCGTCCAGGGGTGGACGGCCAAGGGCGGCACGGGCGCCGGTGATCGGCCCCTGCCCAGCAGACTGCTGCTCGGGCCCAGGTAG
- a CDS encoding MAB_1171c family putative transporter, with the protein MINILFTGTAVVLLCFAAYWVARGGGGHRPAGTWAMAALLTSFALAFASYAPAVERAVESVVPHVARLLSNTFTLTAATSVLAFLFQLNLDGERARRQIRLRVIALAIAVAGMTAFFAAEQLTGRNSALYACYVLIYISYLGYTAKDFLLQTWAQSKRSTRRSQRWGLRTTSVGCGFALVYAAYKLFALVSIGLGLGLVPDGARCSTPLTPFRCAFSVTAPAVAVLLITVGLTLPALLWPLSQLRRRRWERNSFSALEPLWREVTSAVPEVVLDPGGTEADSHDLDFHLHRRVIEINDCVLALRRYRQAPVRDAAAAEAARRGTAGTPEGDAEVEAAVIAAAVHAKRAGLPLDGDEAPPAAGTRSRKGDLPAETAWLLLVADAYARRPAPEHTGAAS; encoded by the coding sequence ATGATCAACATCCTGTTCACGGGCACGGCCGTCGTGCTGCTGTGCTTCGCCGCCTACTGGGTGGCGCGAGGAGGCGGCGGACACCGCCCCGCGGGCACCTGGGCGATGGCGGCGCTGCTGACCTCGTTCGCCCTCGCCTTCGCCTCCTACGCCCCCGCCGTGGAACGCGCGGTCGAATCGGTGGTCCCCCACGTCGCCCGGCTGCTCAGCAACACCTTCACCCTGACGGCGGCCACCTCGGTCCTCGCCTTCCTCTTCCAGCTCAACCTGGACGGCGAACGGGCCCGCCGGCAGATCCGACTGCGCGTCATCGCCCTGGCGATCGCCGTCGCCGGTATGACCGCCTTCTTCGCCGCCGAACAACTCACCGGGCGCAACTCCGCGTTGTACGCGTGCTACGTACTCATCTACATCTCCTACCTGGGGTACACGGCCAAGGACTTCCTGCTGCAGACCTGGGCCCAGTCCAAGCGCTCCACCCGCCGCAGTCAGCGCTGGGGCCTGCGCACGACCTCGGTCGGCTGTGGCTTCGCCCTCGTGTACGCCGCGTACAAGCTCTTCGCCCTGGTCTCCATCGGCCTCGGCCTCGGGCTCGTACCCGACGGCGCCCGGTGCTCGACGCCGCTGACCCCCTTCCGCTGCGCGTTCAGCGTCACCGCGCCCGCCGTCGCCGTCCTCCTCATCACCGTCGGACTGACCCTCCCCGCCCTGCTGTGGCCGCTCAGCCAACTGCGCCGCCGCCGCTGGGAACGCAACTCGTTCAGCGCGCTGGAACCCCTGTGGCGGGAGGTCACCTCGGCGGTCCCCGAGGTCGTGCTCGACCCCGGCGGCACCGAGGCCGACAGCCACGACCTCGACTTCCACCTCCACCGCCGGGTCATCGAGATCAACGACTGCGTGCTGGCCCTGCGCCGGTACCGTCAGGCCCCGGTACGCGACGCCGCGGCCGCCGAGGCCGCCCGCCGGGGCACGGCCGGCACCCCCGAAGGTGACGCCGAGGTGGAGGCCGCGGTCATCGCGGCGGCCGTCCACGCGAAGCGCGCCGGGCTCCCCCTCGACGGCGACGAGGCCCCGCCCGCCGCCGGCACCCGCTCCCGCAAGGGCGACCTCCCGGCGGAGACCGCGTGGCTGCTGCTCGTGGCGGACGCCTACGCGCGGCGCCCGGCACCCGAGCACACGGGAGCTGCCTCGTGA
- a CDS encoding GmrSD restriction endonuclease domain-containing protein codes for MHAQETTFSKLVQGEKQFQVPLYQRTYSWQREELGQLWADVLELVEDRLEGRAAAGHFLGSVVLAPERIAAGGMQRWLVVDGQQRMTTLMLAFTALRDHHRGRGAGKKAARINDLLLVNAYQDGSDSYRLLPTQADREAFIACVDTLPKAGGAGNVGAAYRFFVAALADGTDSGGEAWLDEVESVLGDCLSIVAITAAEGDNVYRIFESINNTGVGLSQSDLLRNYLFMCLPTRGEEVYRKWWLPMQELLGPGNLELLVWLDLVVGGNSRARQGDIYRDQKKRLEPLSGDEEALEAEIARLGLRADRLMRIVEPAREPDAQVRTVLERLSRWGGQVHYPLALHLLDLMDEGSATAAEAAAALAYAESYMVRRLFAGLSTTGSNRVFMELPKELEKDGSPAEAVRRFLSRNRTGPRAWPGDDALREAIRTRPFYKSGRGNQRFQILRRLEESHGSSEPVDYAQAELTVEHVLPQRPAQQWFDLLAEEVGDGESPEEIHGLLVHTLGNLTLTGENAKLSNHPFRRKQELLDASALRMNQRIAAQERWGRAEIVARAEDLADRAVQLWPGPLEGVVHADDEWAGWRELREILLAVPAGTWTSYGDLAGAIGTSAIAVGNHMYSKPGLHCPYRVLTADGRIAGGFRWTDDRHSGDPKEILEAEGVPFDDNGRARKSHRLTASDLAVLVGREIPEEPLPVPAARAGEQAEATAAGRFEALLRDNQTPEVVEGVLAVLRFWEEWGGYQVYGKGTETSCFPTVDAGGPHDSRALWPIAIYPVSGTVDVVFQYLKRRPPFDDEPLRRALMERFNAVDGIDLAEAKLDLRPSFPLEVFAGHGEAIRAVLEWFVHEVGLAEARGPFDDERARGAF; via the coding sequence GTGCATGCTCAGGAAACCACGTTCAGCAAGCTCGTCCAGGGGGAGAAGCAGTTCCAAGTTCCCCTGTACCAGCGCACGTACAGCTGGCAGCGGGAGGAGCTGGGGCAGTTGTGGGCCGATGTGCTGGAGCTCGTCGAGGACCGGCTGGAGGGCAGGGCCGCCGCCGGGCACTTCCTGGGGTCGGTGGTGCTGGCTCCCGAGCGGATCGCCGCAGGCGGGATGCAGCGCTGGCTCGTTGTCGACGGTCAGCAGCGCATGACCACCCTGATGCTCGCGTTCACCGCGTTGCGCGACCACCACCGTGGGCGCGGTGCCGGCAAGAAGGCCGCCCGGATCAACGACCTGCTTCTGGTCAACGCCTACCAGGACGGCTCGGACAGCTACCGCCTGCTGCCCACGCAGGCCGACCGTGAGGCGTTCATCGCCTGCGTGGACACCCTCCCGAAGGCCGGAGGCGCAGGCAACGTGGGAGCGGCCTACCGCTTCTTCGTCGCCGCACTGGCCGACGGTACGGACAGCGGCGGCGAGGCCTGGTTGGACGAGGTCGAGTCCGTGCTGGGCGACTGCCTCTCCATCGTCGCGATCACCGCGGCCGAGGGCGACAATGTCTATCGGATCTTCGAGTCCATCAACAACACGGGTGTGGGGCTCAGCCAGAGCGACCTGCTGCGCAACTACCTCTTCATGTGTCTGCCCACCAGGGGGGAGGAGGTGTACCGCAAGTGGTGGCTGCCCATGCAGGAACTCCTGGGCCCGGGCAATCTCGAACTGCTGGTCTGGCTCGACCTGGTCGTCGGAGGCAACAGCCGCGCACGCCAGGGCGACATCTACCGGGACCAGAAGAAGCGCCTCGAACCGCTGAGCGGTGACGAGGAGGCGCTGGAGGCCGAGATCGCCCGTCTCGGCCTGCGCGCCGACCGGTTGATGCGCATCGTGGAGCCCGCGCGGGAGCCCGACGCGCAGGTGCGAACGGTGCTGGAACGCCTGTCCCGCTGGGGCGGCCAGGTCCACTACCCCCTCGCACTGCACCTCCTCGATCTGATGGACGAGGGCAGTGCCACGGCCGCCGAGGCGGCCGCCGCGCTCGCCTACGCCGAGAGCTACATGGTGCGCCGGCTTTTCGCGGGCCTTTCCACGACGGGCAGCAACCGGGTCTTCATGGAACTCCCGAAAGAGCTGGAGAAGGACGGGTCGCCGGCCGAGGCGGTACGGCGCTTCCTGTCGCGCAACCGCACCGGTCCCCGCGCCTGGCCCGGCGACGATGCCCTCCGAGAGGCGATCCGTACCCGTCCGTTCTACAAGAGCGGCCGCGGCAACCAGCGCTTCCAGATCCTGCGCAGGCTGGAGGAGAGCCACGGGTCGAGCGAACCGGTCGACTACGCCCAGGCCGAGCTCACCGTCGAGCACGTACTGCCGCAGCGCCCGGCCCAGCAATGGTTCGACCTGCTCGCGGAGGAAGTCGGCGACGGCGAGAGCCCCGAAGAGATCCACGGCCTGCTCGTGCACACCCTCGGAAACCTAACGCTCACCGGGGAGAACGCGAAGCTCTCCAACCACCCGTTCCGCCGGAAGCAGGAACTGCTGGACGCCAGTGCCCTGCGCATGAACCAGCGGATCGCGGCGCAGGAGCGGTGGGGCCGTGCGGAGATCGTCGCCCGGGCGGAGGACCTGGCCGACCGGGCGGTGCAGTTGTGGCCGGGACCGCTGGAAGGAGTCGTCCACGCCGATGACGAGTGGGCCGGCTGGCGGGAGCTGCGCGAGATCCTGCTGGCCGTTCCTGCCGGCACGTGGACGTCGTACGGCGACCTGGCCGGCGCCATCGGCACCAGCGCCATCGCCGTCGGGAACCACATGTACTCCAAGCCCGGCCTGCACTGCCCCTACCGCGTACTGACAGCGGACGGACGGATCGCGGGAGGGTTCCGCTGGACGGACGACCGGCATTCCGGTGATCCCAAGGAGATCCTCGAAGCGGAGGGGGTTCCCTTCGACGACAACGGCCGAGCCCGCAAGTCACACCGACTTACCGCCTCCGACCTCGCCGTGCTGGTGGGGAGGGAGATCCCCGAGGAGCCCCTCCCCGTGCCGGCGGCGCGCGCCGGGGAGCAGGCCGAGGCGACCGCGGCCGGCCGGTTCGAAGCGCTGCTCCGGGACAACCAGACGCCCGAGGTCGTCGAGGGCGTCCTGGCTGTCCTGCGGTTCTGGGAGGAATGGGGCGGATACCAGGTCTACGGCAAGGGGACCGAGACCAGCTGCTTCCCGACGGTGGATGCCGGAGGCCCGCACGACTCTCGTGCGCTGTGGCCAATCGCGATCTATCCCGTGAGCGGTACCGTCGACGTGGTCTTCCAATACCTCAAGCGGCGGCCGCCCTTCGACGACGAGCCGTTGCGCCGCGCGCTGATGGAGCGCTTCAACGCCGTGGACGGCATCGACCTGGCCGAGGCCAAGCTCGACCTCCGTCCGTCCTTCCCGTTGGAGGTCTTCGCCGGTCACGGCGAGGCGATCCGGGCGGTCCTGGAGTGGTTCGTCCACGAGGTGGGGCTGGCGGAGGCGCGAGGTCCGTTCGACGACGAGAGGGCCCGGGGAGCGTTCTGA
- a CDS encoding APC family permease: MSKLTDVPKRILIGRALRSDRLGETLLPKRIALPVFASDPLSSVAYAPGEVLLVLSIAGVSAYHFSPWIALAVVVLMFTVVASYRQNVHAYPSGGGDYEVANTNLGPRAGLTVASALLVDYVLTVAVSISSGVENLGSAVDFVIEHKVLSAMVMILLLTLMNLRGVRESGKLFAIPTYVFVGAVFVMIAWGAWRGIVVGDTMKAPTADLEIKPEHQGLAGFALVFLLLRAFSSGCAALTGVEAISNGVPAFRKPKSKNAATTLLLMGGLAVTMFCGIIGLAMATNVRMAETPSVDLLKDGVPVGDGYVQHPVISQVAEAVFGDGSILFIVLAAATALVLFLAANTAYNGFPLLGSILAQDRYLPRQLHTRGDRLAFSNGIVLLAGAAMLLVWVYDADSTKLIQLYIVGVFVSFTLSQIGMVRHWNRHLKSERDQAARRRMHRSRAINTFGAFFTGMVLVVVLATKFTHGAWVALLGMLIFYGTMSAIRKHYDRVSAEIAAAEGPSDDSVRPSRVHSIVLVSKVHKPTLRALAFAKLTRSDTLEALSISVDPAETKALRQEWDRRGINVPLKILDSPYREITRPVVEYVKGLRSENPRDAVSVYIPEYVVGRWYEHLLHNQSALRLKGRLLFTPGVMVTSVPYQLESSELAKRRARKRQDWNAPGAVRRGPVDTPRPPKDPAAKR; the protein is encoded by the coding sequence GTGTCCAAACTGACCGACGTGCCCAAACGGATCCTGATCGGCCGGGCGCTCCGCAGCGACCGCCTCGGAGAAACACTCCTTCCCAAGCGGATCGCCCTCCCCGTCTTCGCTTCCGACCCGCTCTCCTCCGTGGCATATGCCCCGGGCGAGGTCCTGCTGGTCCTGTCGATCGCGGGCGTGTCGGCGTACCACTTCAGCCCCTGGATCGCGCTCGCGGTCGTCGTACTGATGTTCACCGTGGTCGCCTCCTACCGGCAGAACGTCCACGCCTATCCGAGCGGCGGCGGCGACTACGAGGTCGCCAACACCAACCTCGGTCCCAGGGCCGGTCTCACGGTGGCGAGCGCCCTGCTCGTCGACTACGTCCTGACCGTCGCCGTTTCGATCTCCTCCGGTGTGGAGAACCTCGGCTCCGCCGTCGATTTCGTCATCGAGCACAAGGTGCTCTCGGCGATGGTCATGATCCTGCTGCTCACGCTGATGAACCTGCGCGGCGTGAGGGAGTCCGGAAAGCTCTTCGCCATCCCGACCTACGTGTTCGTCGGGGCCGTCTTCGTCATGATCGCCTGGGGCGCGTGGCGGGGCATCGTCGTCGGCGACACCATGAAGGCCCCGACCGCCGACCTGGAGATCAAGCCCGAACACCAGGGCCTGGCCGGCTTCGCGCTGGTCTTCCTGCTGCTGCGGGCCTTCTCCTCCGGCTGCGCCGCGCTCACGGGCGTCGAGGCCATCAGCAACGGCGTCCCCGCCTTCCGCAAGCCCAAGAGCAAGAACGCGGCCACCACCCTCCTGCTCATGGGCGGCCTGGCCGTCACCATGTTCTGCGGGATCATCGGCCTGGCCATGGCCACGAACGTGCGGATGGCCGAGACGCCCTCCGTGGACCTGCTGAAGGACGGCGTCCCCGTCGGCGACGGCTACGTCCAGCACCCGGTGATCTCCCAGGTCGCCGAAGCCGTGTTCGGCGACGGCAGCATCCTCTTCATCGTGCTGGCCGCGGCCACCGCGCTGGTCCTGTTCCTGGCCGCCAACACCGCGTACAACGGCTTCCCGCTGCTCGGCTCGATCCTCGCCCAGGACCGCTACCTGCCGCGCCAGCTGCACACCCGCGGCGACCGCCTCGCCTTCTCCAACGGCATCGTGCTCCTCGCGGGCGCCGCCATGCTCCTCGTATGGGTCTACGACGCCGACTCGACCAAGCTGATCCAGCTCTACATCGTCGGCGTGTTCGTCTCGTTCACCCTGAGCCAGATCGGCATGGTCCGGCACTGGAACCGCCACCTGAAGTCGGAGCGCGACCAGGCCGCCCGCCGCCGCATGCACCGCTCCCGGGCGATCAACACCTTCGGCGCCTTCTTCACCGGCATGGTGCTGGTCGTGGTCCTCGCCACCAAGTTCACCCACGGCGCCTGGGTCGCCCTGCTCGGCATGCTGATCTTCTACGGCACCATGTCCGCGATCCGCAAGCACTACGACCGCGTCTCCGCCGAGATCGCCGCCGCCGAGGGCCCCAGCGACGACAGTGTGCGGCCCTCCCGCGTCCACTCGATCGTCCTGGTCTCCAAGGTCCACAAGCCCACGCTGCGCGCCCTGGCCTTCGCCAAGCTGACCCGCTCGGACACCCTGGAGGCGCTCAGCATCAGCGTCGACCCGGCCGAGACCAAGGCGCTGCGCCAGGAGTGGGACCGGCGCGGGATCAACGTCCCGCTCAAGATCCTCGACTCGCCGTACCGGGAGATCACCCGCCCGGTGGTGGAGTACGTGAAGGGCCTGCGCAGCGAGAACCCGCGCGACGCGGTCAGCGTGTACATCCCGGAGTACGTCGTCGGGCGCTGGTACGAGCACCTCTTGCACAACCAGAGCGCGCTGCGGCTCAAGGGCCGGCTGCTCTTCACCCCCGGTGTGATGGTCACCTCGGTGCCCTACCAGCTGGAGTCCTCCGAGCTCGCCAAGCGGCGGGCCAGGAAGCGCCAGGACTGGAACGCCCCGGGCGCGGTGCGCCGCGGCCCCGTGGACACCCCGCGCCCGCCGAAGGACCCTGCCGCCAAGCGCTGA
- a CDS encoding regulator component produces MDLEQLRAACEARIEALGLPHRFSTRDLRDAVAEHRGRPIILRPLSTLGAMDAPCGIRLETPDADLLFYEEATSPLHQNHILAHEISHIICDHPGSLELDQDSLRAIGFNPTLVQRMSGRTSYTSEDEREAEVMASVIRQLMYRGREGPSSRPASGAESWDALFAKPHRKKRHRK; encoded by the coding sequence ATGGACCTTGAGCAGCTTCGCGCCGCGTGTGAGGCGCGCATCGAGGCACTTGGGCTCCCGCACCGCTTCAGCACCCGCGACCTCCGCGACGCCGTGGCCGAACACCGCGGACGCCCCATCATCCTGCGCCCCCTGAGCACCCTGGGCGCCATGGACGCCCCGTGCGGCATCCGCCTGGAGACCCCGGACGCCGACCTGTTGTTCTACGAGGAGGCCACCTCCCCCCTCCACCAGAACCACATCCTGGCCCACGAGATCAGCCACATCATCTGCGACCACCCCGGCAGCCTGGAGCTGGACCAGGACTCCCTGCGCGCGATCGGGTTCAACCCCACCCTCGTACAGCGCATGTCCGGCCGGACGAGCTACACCAGCGAGGACGAACGCGAGGCCGAGGTGATGGCCAGCGTGATCCGACAACTCATGTACCGGGGAAGGGAAGGCCCGTCGAGCCGGCCCGCCAGCGGCGCCGAGAGCTGGGACGCGCTGTTCGCCAAGCCACACAGGAAGAAGCGCCACCGGAAATGA
- a CDS encoding helix-turn-helix domain-containing protein — protein sequence MADDQSPTFAQLLDHLFHTVHPPSRGPYTYAEVAEGIRKAATGEGRGVTASAIQQLRTGTKRNPTRHTIKALADFFGVPAGYFVDSAAAERTRAEIDLLAAMRDQDVRKVALRANGLSVDSLKMLSTVIEQARKLEGLTTDDPAQGLDLDD from the coding sequence GTGGCGGATGACCAGTCGCCCACCTTCGCCCAACTCCTGGACCACCTCTTCCACACGGTGCACCCCCCTTCCCGCGGGCCCTACACCTACGCGGAGGTGGCCGAGGGAATCCGCAAGGCCGCGACCGGAGAGGGGCGCGGGGTGACGGCGAGTGCCATCCAGCAACTGCGCACCGGTACCAAGCGGAACCCGACGCGACACACCATCAAGGCGCTGGCCGACTTCTTCGGCGTACCGGCGGGCTACTTCGTCGACAGCGCGGCGGCCGAACGCACCCGGGCGGAGATCGACCTCCTCGCCGCCATGCGCGATCAGGACGTCCGCAAGGTGGCCCTGCGCGCCAACGGGCTGAGCGTCGACAGTCTGAAGATGCTGTCCACCGTGATCGAACAGGCCCGGAAGCTCGAAGGACTCACCACCGACGACCCTGCGCAGGGCCTCGACCTGGACGACTGA
- a CDS encoding class I SAM-dependent RNA methyltransferase → MTSAEQNEKQSLVGEEYEVEVGPVAHGGHCIARTADGRVLFVRHTLPGEKVIAKVTEGEADARFLRADAITVLEASKDRVPAPCPYAGPGKCGGCDWQHAKPGAQRRLKGEVVAEQLQRLAGLTPEEAGWDGTVIPAEGDKLPAGQVPQWRTRVQFAIDEDGNAGLRKHRSHDIELIDHCMIAAAGVSELGIEKQDWPQMASVEAIAASGSGDRQVVLTPRPGGRLPLVELDKPVSVLRVEEKDGGVHRVHGRPFVRERADGRTYRVGMGGFWQVHPQAADTLIKAVMQGLMPRKGEMALDLYCGVGIFAGALAERLGETGAVLGIESTKRAVEDARHNLADFPRVRVEQGKVEQILPKTGITECDLVVLDPPRAGAGKQTVRHIAGLSARRIAYVACDPAALARDLGYFKENGYKVRTLRAFDLFPMTHHVECVAILEPIAKGA, encoded by the coding sequence ATGACGAGCGCCGAGCAGAACGAGAAGCAGTCACTGGTCGGGGAGGAGTACGAGGTCGAGGTCGGCCCCGTCGCACACGGCGGGCACTGCATCGCCCGGACCGCCGACGGCCGCGTCCTGTTCGTCCGCCACACGCTGCCCGGCGAGAAGGTCATCGCGAAGGTCACCGAGGGCGAAGCCGACGCCCGCTTCCTGCGCGCCGACGCGATCACCGTGCTGGAAGCCTCCAAGGACCGTGTGCCCGCCCCCTGCCCGTACGCCGGCCCCGGCAAGTGCGGCGGCTGCGACTGGCAGCACGCCAAGCCCGGCGCCCAGCGCCGGCTCAAGGGCGAGGTCGTCGCCGAGCAGCTGCAGCGGCTCGCCGGGCTCACCCCTGAGGAGGCCGGCTGGGACGGCACCGTCATCCCGGCCGAGGGCGACAAGCTGCCCGCCGGACAGGTCCCGCAATGGCGCACCCGCGTCCAGTTCGCGATCGACGAGGACGGCAACGCCGGTCTGCGCAAGCACCGTTCGCACGACATCGAGCTGATCGACCACTGCATGATCGCGGCGGCGGGCGTCAGCGAGCTGGGCATCGAGAAGCAGGACTGGCCCCAGATGGCGTCGGTGGAGGCCATCGCCGCCTCCGGCTCGGGCGACCGCCAGGTGGTCCTCACCCCGCGCCCCGGCGGCCGCCTCCCCCTCGTCGAGCTCGACAAGCCGGTCTCGGTCCTCCGGGTCGAGGAGAAGGACGGCGGCGTCCACCGCGTCCACGGCCGCCCCTTCGTCCGCGAACGCGCCGACGGCCGCACCTACCGCGTCGGCATGGGCGGCTTCTGGCAGGTCCACCCGCAGGCCGCGGACACCCTGATCAAGGCCGTCATGCAGGGCCTGATGCCGCGCAAGGGCGAGATGGCCCTCGACCTGTACTGCGGCGTCGGCATCTTCGCGGGCGCCCTGGCCGAACGCCTCGGCGAGACGGGCGCGGTGCTCGGCATCGAGTCGACGAAGCGCGCGGTCGAGGACGCCCGGCACAACCTGGCCGACTTCCCGCGCGTCCGTGTGGAGCAGGGCAAGGTCGAGCAGATCCTCCCGAAGACCGGCATCACCGAGTGCGACCTGGTCGTCCTGGACCCCCCGCGCGCCGGCGCCGGCAAGCAGACGGTCCGCCACATCGCGGGCCTCTCCGCCCGCCGCATCGCGTACGTGGCCTGCGACCCGGCGGCGCTGGCCCGCGACCTGGGCTACTTCAAGGAAAACGGCTACAAGGTCCGCACCCTGCGCGCCTTCGACCTTTTCCCGATGACCCACCACGTCGAGTGCGTGGCGATCCTCGAACCGATCGCGAAGGGGGCCTGA
- a CDS encoding cytochrome P450 family protein, translating to MTAPRQDPLRDPRFFADPYPAYDRLREGCPVQRIPTGSGGHHAYLITGHAEAREAFTDPGLSKDTARFFADRPSNRDLHPAISRNMLASDPPAHTRHRRVATRLFTTGRVRELRPFITRVVDELMTGWRPGTDIDLVADLAIPLPVTVVCELLGVPEADRATLAARSHDLFDATDTARVDAASHHIGDYLTDLIDTARANPADGPLHSLLRDCDEGGLDRDETVSLAALLLVAGHETTTHFIGNAVLALLRHPDALDRLRRDPDLISAALDELLRFDSPISVATFRHSTRDLRVGGIDIPAGYPVLISPGAANRDPSTFPAPNHLNLDRDATAHLSFGHGIHRCPGAPLARAEAETALRTLLTRFPNTRLTIPADSLTWRQTRLTRGLTALPLTLA from the coding sequence GTGACCGCCCCCCGGCAGGACCCGCTGCGCGACCCGCGCTTCTTCGCCGACCCCTACCCCGCCTACGACCGGCTGCGCGAAGGCTGCCCGGTGCAGCGCATCCCCACCGGCTCCGGCGGACACCACGCGTACCTGATCACCGGCCATGCCGAGGCCCGCGAGGCGTTCACCGACCCCGGCCTGTCCAAGGACACGGCCCGCTTCTTCGCCGACCGGCCCTCGAACCGCGACCTGCACCCGGCGATCTCCCGCAACATGCTGGCGAGCGACCCGCCCGCGCACACGCGCCACCGGCGGGTGGCGACCCGGCTGTTCACGACGGGCCGCGTCCGGGAACTGCGCCCCTTCATCACCCGGGTCGTGGACGAGCTCATGACCGGCTGGCGCCCCGGCACGGACATCGACCTGGTGGCGGACCTGGCGATCCCCCTCCCCGTCACCGTCGTCTGCGAACTCCTCGGCGTTCCCGAGGCCGACCGCGCCACCCTCGCCGCCCGGTCCCACGACCTCTTCGACGCGACCGACACCGCTCGCGTCGACGCCGCGTCGCACCACATCGGCGACTACCTCACCGACCTGATCGACACGGCCCGGGCGAACCCCGCCGACGGCCCGCTCCACTCGCTCCTGCGCGACTGCGACGAGGGCGGCCTCGACCGGGACGAGACCGTCTCCCTGGCCGCCCTCCTCCTGGTCGCCGGACACGAGACCACCACCCACTTCATCGGCAACGCCGTCCTGGCCCTGCTCCGGCACCCCGACGCGCTCGACCGGCTGCGCCGGGACCCGGACCTGATTTCCGCCGCCCTCGACGAACTGCTCCGCTTCGACTCCCCGATCAGCGTGGCCACCTTCCGCCACAGCACGCGGGACCTGCGCGTCGGCGGCATCGACATCCCGGCCGGCTACCCGGTCCTGATCTCCCCGGGAGCCGCGAACCGCGACCCCTCGACGTTCCCCGCCCCGAACCACCTGAACCTCGACCGCGACGCCACCGCCCACCTCTCCTTCGGCCACGGCATCCACCGCTGCCCGGGCGCCCCCCTGGCCAGGGCCGAGGCGGAAACCGCCCTCCGCACCCTCCTGACCCGCTTCCCGAACACCCGCCTGACCATCCCCGCGGACTCCCTGACCTGGCGCCAAACCCGCCTCACCCGAGGCCTGACCGCCCTCCCGCTCACCCTGGCCTGA